One part of the [Synechococcus] sp. NIES-970 genome encodes these proteins:
- a CDS encoding CbiX-like protein, whose protein sequence is MGKCMTRLSVVVVHGSFSDIYQQEFQGLLAQVKAQINHPVLGAYLECSDVSLAGAIAQFLQGQAGLPEQVQILPLFLLPGVHVREDLPEAIAQLRAQFPQVTFNLLDYLGKDGRLAPFLAPQFSPNSAAQRILIAHGSRRTGANPEIEKLAQALDAHTAYWATEPSLVQTLERCQRESINTFSCVPYFLFSGKIPGAIAQQITTLTEADPHLSIHLGQPFGTNPQCAQAIAQILNT, encoded by the coding sequence ATGGGGAAATGTATGACGCGATTATCAGTGGTGGTGGTCCATGGCAGCTTTAGTGACATTTATCAGCAGGAATTTCAAGGGCTTCTGGCCCAGGTAAAAGCCCAAATAAATCATCCGGTGCTGGGGGCTTATTTGGAATGTAGTGATGTATCGTTGGCCGGGGCGATCGCCCAGTTTCTCCAGGGCCAAGCTGGCCTCCCTGAGCAGGTGCAAATTTTGCCGCTCTTTCTCCTCCCCGGCGTCCATGTGCGGGAGGATCTCCCCGAGGCGATCGCCCAACTGAGGGCGCAATTTCCCCAGGTGACGTTTAATTTACTCGACTACCTCGGCAAAGATGGCCGTTTGGCCCCTTTTCTCGCACCGCAATTTTCTCCTAATTCTGCTGCCCAACGGATTCTCATCGCCCACGGTAGCCGGCGCACTGGGGCTAACCCAGAGATCGAGAAGCTCGCCCAAGCCCTAGATGCCCATACCGCTTACTGGGCCACAGAACCATCTCTGGTACAAACCCTGGAGCGCTGCCAAAGGGAATCAATCAATACCTTTTCCTGTGTACCCTACTTTCTTTTTTCCGGGAAAATTCCCGGGGCGATCGCCCAGCAGATTACAACGCTAACCGAGGCTGATCCCCACTTGAGCATCCACCTTGGTCAACCCTTTGGTACAAATCCCCAATGTGCCCAGGCGATCGCTCAGATTCTCAATACCTAA
- the psbV gene encoding cytochrome c-550 precursor produces the protein MNKILGIDPLKKFIFGISAFVLLFWQLNVGAANATALREVDRTVNLNETETVVLSDQQVAQGERIFINTCSTCHNSGRTKSNPNVSLSLEDLEGAEPRRDNILAMVDYLKNPTSYDGELDLAQLHPNTTRADIWSSMRNLNEEDLQNVSGYVLVQAQVRGVAWGGGKTVN, from the coding sequence ATGAATAAAATTCTGGGGATCGACCCACTCAAAAAATTTATTTTCGGGATTAGCGCCTTTGTTTTACTATTCTGGCAACTCAATGTCGGCGCTGCCAATGCTACCGCTCTCCGAGAAGTAGACCGCACCGTCAACCTCAATGAAACCGAAACGGTCGTCCTCAGTGACCAACAGGTTGCCCAGGGAGAGCGCATCTTTATCAATACCTGTTCCACCTGTCACAACAGCGGTCGGACCAAGAGTAACCCCAACGTTTCCCTTTCCCTTGAGGATCTCGAAGGGGCAGAACCCCGCCGCGACAATATCTTGGCGATGGTCGATTACTTAAAAAATCCTACCTCCTATGACGGTGAGCTAGATCTTGCTCAATTGCACCCCAATACTACCCGTGCCGACATCTGGAGTAGCATGCGGAACCTCAATGAAGAGGATCTCCAAAATGTTTCTGGTTATGTCCTTGTTCAAGCCCAGGTACGGGGCGTTGCTTGGGGCGGCGGTAAGACCGTTAACTAA
- a CDS encoding dihydrolipoamide S-acetyltransferase, with protein sequence MIHDIFMPALSSTMTEGKIVSWTKSPGDKVAKGETVVVVESDKADMDVESFNEGFLAAIIVEAGEEAPVGSAIALVADTEAEIEEAKQKAATLKGGGSSAPVAAPATPAAPAPESAPVVATPVPAPAAPPAPAPVVNDGRIVASPRAKKLAKEFGVDLKTIPGSGPHGRIVAEDVEKAAGKAPAAAPAPMAVAAPAPVAAKAAAPAPVAVAVTPGEVVPLNTLQQAVVRNMNASLSVPTFHVSYDITTDALDALYKQIKSKGVTMTGLLAKAVAMTLQKHPVVNASFGDNAIRYSSGINVAVAVAMPDGGLITPVLQNADQMDIYSLSRKWKDLVDRARLKQLQPDEYSTGTFTLSNLGMFGVSSFDAILPPGQGSILAIAAAQPKVVATADGLFGVKKQMTVNITCDHRVIYGADAAAFLKDLADLIENNTHSLTL encoded by the coding sequence ATGATTCACGATATTTTCATGCCCGCCCTCAGTTCCACGATGACCGAAGGTAAGATCGTCTCTTGGACCAAGTCCCCGGGGGATAAAGTCGCTAAAGGTGAAACCGTTGTCGTGGTGGAATCTGACAAAGCTGATATGGATGTGGAGTCCTTTAATGAAGGGTTCCTGGCTGCCATTATTGTTGAAGCCGGTGAAGAAGCACCCGTTGGTTCGGCGATCGCCCTCGTCGCTGATACCGAAGCAGAAATTGAAGAAGCCAAACAAAAGGCCGCAACCCTCAAAGGTGGTGGTAGTAGTGCCCCAGTAGCAGCACCCGCAACCCCTGCAGCTCCAGCCCCGGAATCGGCCCCCGTTGTTGCAACTCCCGTCCCAGCCCCTGCGGCTCCCCCTGCTCCAGCTCCTGTGGTCAATGATGGCAGAATTGTTGCTTCCCCCAGGGCGAAGAAGCTGGCCAAAGAATTTGGTGTTGATTTAAAAACGATTCCTGGGTCTGGGCCCCATGGTCGCATTGTGGCTGAAGATGTGGAAAAAGCAGCCGGCAAAGCCCCAGCAGCAGCACCCGCACCCATGGCCGTCGCCGCTCCCGCCCCGGTCGCCGCTAAGGCCGCCGCCCCGGCTCCAGTTGCAGTAGCAGTGACCCCTGGTGAAGTAGTTCCCTTAAATACGCTCCAACAGGCCGTAGTGCGGAACATGAATGCCAGCCTGAGCGTACCCACTTTCCATGTGTCCTACGACATCACTACCGATGCTCTCGATGCGCTCTACAAGCAGATCAAGAGCAAAGGTGTCACAATGACAGGTTTGTTGGCGAAGGCTGTGGCAATGACATTGCAAAAGCACCCGGTTGTTAACGCCAGTTTTGGCGATAATGCGATTCGGTACAGCAGTGGCATTAATGTTGCTGTCGCCGTGGCGATGCCTGATGGCGGTTTGATTACGCCTGTGCTGCAAAATGCCGACCAGATGGATATTTATTCTCTCTCCCGCAAATGGAAAGATCTTGTTGACCGGGCTCGCCTCAAGCAACTGCAGCCCGATGAATATAGCACTGGCACTTTTACCCTCTCTAACTTGGGGATGTTTGGGGTCAGCAGCTTTGATGCAATCTTACCCCCTGGCCAAGGTTCTATTTTGGCGATCGCCGCCGCCCAACCGAAAGTTGTCGCCACCGCCGATGGTTTATTCGGGGTGAAGAAACAAATGACGGTGAACATCACCTGTGACCACCGGGTCATCTACGGGGCCGATGCCGCCGCCTTCCTCAAGGATTTGGCAGACTTGATCGAAAACAACACCCACAGCCTCACCCTGTAG
- the bcp_1 gene encoding AhpC/TSA family translates to MLKFLRTTLIAVLAIACLWLPMDGAIALGGTQPTLDQPAPEFTLLGNAGDGEIQEFSLADYRGQWVVLYFYPQDFTPGCTLEARRFQQDLPQYLDRNVQILGVSVDDVDSHEAFCDAEGLKFPLLADSTGDVSKQYGSYLTGYSLRHTYLIDPDGVLRKIYLGVNPAIHSQEVLSDLDSFIAAA, encoded by the coding sequence ATGTTGAAATTTTTACGGACAACTCTCATCGCGGTGCTGGCGATCGCCTGTCTATGGTTGCCGATGGATGGGGCGATCGCCCTGGGGGGAACCCAACCGACCCTAGACCAGCCTGCCCCAGAATTTACCCTGCTCGGAAATGCCGGTGACGGGGAGATCCAAGAATTTTCCCTGGCTGATTACCGGGGTCAATGGGTGGTGCTTTATTTTTATCCCCAGGATTTCACCCCCGGCTGTACCCTCGAAGCTCGCCGCTTCCAGCAGGATTTACCCCAGTATTTAGACCGCAACGTGCAAATTTTGGGGGTGAGCGTCGATGATGTCGATTCCCATGAAGCGTTTTGCGATGCCGAGGGGCTGAAGTTTCCCCTCCTCGCCGACAGTACTGGTGATGTCAGTAAACAATATGGCTCCTATTTGACGGGCTATTCCCTGCGCCACACTTATCTGATTGATCCCGATGGGGTTTTGCGTAAAATTTATCTCGGTGTTAATCCTGCAATCCACAGCCAAGAAGTCCTCTCAGATTTAGATAGCTTCATTGCTGCGGCCTAA
- the mtaP gene encoding methylthioadenosine phosphorylase, whose amino-acid sequence MADIKIGIIGGSGLYKMEALQNIEEVTVETPFGAPSDKLITGTLNGIPVVFLPRHGRNHHLLPTELPFRANIYALKSLGVEYIISASAVGSLQAAIKPVDMVVPDQFIDRTRHRTDTFFGEGIVAHVTFGDPVCPQLAQILGDAVESLNLEGVDLHRGGTYVCMEGPAFSTKAESNLYRSWDASIIGMTNLQEAKLAREAEMAYATLALVTDYDCWHPDHESVTVEMVIANLHKNATNAQKVIQAVVEKLAANPPQSAAHDALKYAILTPLDQVPAATKEKLALLLKKYL is encoded by the coding sequence ATGGCAGATATTAAAATCGGCATCATCGGCGGCAGCGGTCTCTACAAAATGGAAGCCCTCCAGAATATCGAAGAAGTCACCGTTGAGACCCCCTTTGGTGCGCCCAGCGACAAGCTCATTACCGGCACTCTCAATGGTATCCCCGTAGTCTTCTTACCCCGCCACGGCCGCAACCATCATCTCTTGCCAACCGAACTGCCCTTCCGTGCCAATATCTATGCCCTCAAATCCCTCGGTGTGGAATACATCATCTCTGCCTCTGCGGTAGGCTCCCTCCAGGCGGCAATCAAACCCGTCGACATGGTGGTCCCTGATCAATTTATTGACCGCACCCGCCACCGCACCGATACCTTTTTTGGTGAAGGCATTGTCGCCCATGTGACCTTTGGAGATCCCGTTTGTCCCCAGTTGGCGCAGATCCTGGGGGATGCCGTGGAATCTTTGAACTTAGAAGGCGTTGACCTGCACCGGGGCGGCACCTACGTCTGCATGGAAGGCCCCGCTTTTTCCACCAAAGCCGAATCGAACCTATACCGTAGTTGGGATGCCAGTATCATCGGCATGACCAACCTCCAGGAAGCGAAATTGGCCCGGGAAGCGGAAATGGCCTATGCCACCCTCGCCCTTGTGACTGATTACGACTGTTGGCACCCAGACCATGAAAGTGTCACCGTCGAAATGGTGATTGCTAATCTCCATAAAAATGCCACCAATGCCCAAAAAGTCATCCAGGCTGTTGTCGAAAAGTTAGCGGCAAATCCCCCCCAATCGGCGGCCCATGATGCCCTCAAATATGCGATCCTCACCCCCCTCGATCAGGTCCCCGCAGCCACTAAAGAAAAGTTGGCTTTACTGCTGAAAAAATATTTGTAA
- a CDS encoding hypothetical protein (conserved hypothetical protein) codes for MTYSFDLLGVTPLITFFNYQQQNEQDPQRPKAYLAAYRCTLDSFIDALDMIPKRPHWNWDEVVETMVHFWLKQEDMVRRCEQELPSNPEEPYLVVARVANLTAMRHEFESLFAG; via the coding sequence ATGACCTACTCTTTTGATCTCCTTGGGGTTACCCCCCTCATTACTTTTTTCAACTATCAGCAGCAAAACGAACAAGACCCCCAGCGCCCTAAGGCTTATCTCGCCGCCTATCGTTGTACCCTCGATAGCTTTATTGATGCCCTAGACATGATTCCGAAAAGACCCCATTGGAATTGGGATGAGGTGGTGGAGACCATGGTGCATTTTTGGCTAAAGCAGGAAGATATGGTCCGTCGCTGTGAACAGGAACTCCCCAGCAATCCAGAAGAACCTTATCTGGTGGTAGCCCGGGTAGCTAATCTCACGGCCATGCGCCATGAATTTGAGTCTCTCTTTGCCGGTTAG
- the gap_1 gene encoding glyceraldehyde-3-phosphate dehydrogenase, type I, whose protein sequence is MIRVAINGFGRIGRNFLRCWAGRENSQLQVVGINATTDTKSNAHMLRYDTMLGKFDGEIGYDANSLTVNGQVIKCCSDRNPLNLPWKEWGVDLVIESTGVFNSDEGASKHLTAGAKKVVLTAPGKGAGVGTYVVGVNADQYSHDKYDILSNASCTTNCLAPVVKVLHERFGIVKGTMTTVHSYTGDQRILDNSHRDLRRARAAAENIVPTSTGAAQAVALVIPEMKGKLTGIAMRVPTPNVSVVDLVANIEKKTIAEEVNQVLKEAAEGSMKGILAYTEEPLVSCDFRGTDVSSTVDGSLTLALDGDLIKVVAWYDNEWGYSQRVVDLAEIVAQKWEA, encoded by the coding sequence GTGATTAGAGTAGCGATTAACGGATTTGGACGTATTGGACGCAACTTCTTGAGATGTTGGGCTGGTCGCGAAAACAGCCAACTCCAAGTCGTTGGGATCAACGCGACTACCGATACCAAAAGCAATGCCCATATGCTTCGTTACGATACGATGTTGGGTAAATTCGATGGCGAAATCGGTTATGACGCCAACTCCTTGACAGTCAACGGCCAAGTGATCAAGTGTTGTTCCGACAGAAACCCCCTCAATCTGCCTTGGAAAGAATGGGGTGTTGACCTAGTCATTGAATCGACCGGTGTGTTCAACTCCGACGAAGGCGCATCTAAGCACCTCACAGCCGGCGCCAAGAAAGTTGTCCTCACTGCCCCTGGTAAAGGCGCAGGTGTAGGCACCTACGTTGTTGGTGTAAACGCTGACCAATATTCCCACGATAAATACGATATTCTCAGTAACGCAAGCTGTACCACTAACTGTCTTGCTCCCGTTGTTAAAGTTCTCCACGAACGCTTTGGTATCGTCAAAGGTACGATGACCACGGTCCACAGTTACACCGGTGACCAGCGGATCCTTGACAACAGCCACCGTGACCTCCGTCGGGCTCGGGCTGCCGCAGAAAATATTGTGCCCACCTCCACTGGTGCGGCCCAAGCCGTTGCTCTGGTCATCCCCGAAATGAAAGGTAAGCTCACCGGGATTGCAATGCGTGTCCCCACCCCCAACGTTTCCGTAGTTGACCTTGTCGCCAACATCGAAAAGAAAACGATCGCCGAAGAAGTCAACCAAGTTCTCAAGGAAGCAGCAGAAGGTTCCATGAAAGGCATCCTCGCCTACACCGAAGAGCCCCTCGTTTCCTGTGATTTCCGGGGTACTGATGTATCTTCTACCGTCGATGGGAGCCTCACCCTCGCTCTCGATGGCGACTTGATCAAGGTTGTCGCTTGGTATGACAACGAATGGGGCTATTCCCAGCGTGTAGTTGACCTCGCTGAAATTGTTGCCCAGAAGTGGGAAGCCTAA